TGCCACACACCAATGCATAGTGTTGTAATTGTGGAAGAagttgagggtgtgtgtgaaaggttCTATGCGTTTTATCATTTGGGTCTATAACTCTTACACATGCCACAATGGGGTGATCACACCATCACGTTGGCTGAGTTCGGaggacacactaatcaactgggaggggggtaataggaacaaaatgggaaacaaccattgattagcatgtggTCTAAACTCAGCCcgtttcattcacagaattttatggggtggggtgaTGGCAGATGGCATCATCTATCATTCACAACCTCCTGTATTTCCCAAAGTTCCTTCAAACTTTCTTACTGAGAAAAATCCATCgaggaagaaaagatagaatagctaCAGACTGCCTTCCATTTGTTAGTGCTAGAAGTCAGGACTccagtggaaagaaagaaaatccaggaaaaaagtggtggaaaaacagaGAAGGGTTACAAACGGGAGACGTTGCATTGCGTGGGTCAGGGCCGTGGCACCAAAAACAGCCCCcacagaaagagggaaagaaaggacGTTCACTGCCAGGCATAAGTAAGGGAATATTATGAACCACTGAGGAATTTTACTATATTTAACGGTATACAAATGCTACaggtaaataaataagggaagttGGAGAAGCTTTAGGGTTACCTTCTCCTTCgccctttaaaacaaatcaacAACCTGGGAAAGGCTTGCACCTGTAGGGTTTATGTCTGTCAAacaaagggtaaaatccaacacaacccctaatttaagtcccattcatttcaatgggtcaactcaaagtggcttacattggattttacccacagGAACTCGCCTTCGGAGTGGGCAGTGTAGCGGGTCTAGCGCGTTTCCTTTCGAAGCCCGTCCAGCGTGTTATCGCCCCATTCCCCGCCGCCCTTCGTCCCCACGCATATGGGTCAACATCGCCTTGGCGCCCGGGGCCAGCCAAGGTTTGCTGCGCGGTAACGGAAACCGAAACTGCACTCTCCGCCGCGGCGGTCACATGCGCCCCGTTATCGGCTCGCTTAAAAAGCCGCGCGGCTGCCGAGCACCGCACAGACGCGAAGCGTGAGACCGCGGCAGCCATGCACTcgtcccccagccagctgctccGCCTCCTGCTCCGCGCCCTGAGCGCCCTCTGGAGCGCCCTGGCGCCCCCCTGCCTCTGGCTCTGCCGGGCGCGGCCGGGGAAAGGCGCCCCCGCCGCGCCGCCGGTGCCGCTCAGCGTCAACTACCACTTCACCCGCCAGTGCAACTACAAGTGCGGCTTCTGCTTCCACACCGCCAAGAGCTCCTTCGTGTTGCCCCTGGAGGAAGCCAAGCGGGGGCTCAGCTTGCTCAAGCAGGCGGGTGAGTGCGCGTCCGGGGGGCCCTGGCCGGCTTTGGGCACAGGGCCAGTGCTGGACTGGCAGCCTTTTGTTTTGCGGGGACGGAAATCGGCTGGGAAGCGCCTCTTGCCAGGGAGGCGTAGCGATGAGAACCTGTTGCAGGTTTGCTTGGCACAGAAAGAACCCTAACGACAGGGGAGGGAGAACAGGGGCATCCCTTACTCTCCAGgcattggtttgtttatttaaaggatttttatacttattttatttattatttatttattacattttctataccgcccaatagccgaagctctctaggcggttcacaaaaattaaaatcatagtaagacaatcaacaggtaaAAAGCACAAATACTTCCCTTCATGGATTGATTCTGGGAGCGTTAGgaatatgcatgtttaggcagaaacaaagtcctacaactcccagcattgggcTTGTCTAGACTATGGGTTTGCCCCtgggtggattcacagtagcaGCGGGTCATCTACGtaatgcagctgccattgtgaagccatgcAGGGCAAACTCCAGAAACTCTgctaaaaaaagtcgggcacttaccctgacttttgtctgcggaggcatgtcacagccaatggcgccccctgattgatTGCCATCGGCTGGACAAGGAAGGAGGCAGACCTCCAGGACCTCAGGAGAGTCCcctggtaaaataaataaataaataaataaataaatgcgggggggggggggggaggagaggaacgggccccattcctctccccctccccaattttttttatctgtatctgtgaagttgcatagatgctgctgctgctacatctactacttttaaaaaagtagtaCTGCTACTTTTAaaagtactactactacttttaaaaaatccaggggtgggggaaagaacgggcagccagagggaagagaggTAGTCTGGGTGCCCGTCATCCCTTTCCTCgttctctggctgcctcattcctcccccatccctcccagtgctcagcgcagcagcagctgtggggaaagtctgcacttgcgttccttcctgtgcagatgccatgAAGGAATGCAAGTACGGGAGCTGGAGGCCCAGTCAGGCTTGCTCGGGCATGCTGGTagctgtaggacctttttttttgtctaaacatgcataggattgcacatcaaaactataaaatacagtgCATGACAATTCCAGCAgcccaagaaaagaaaaaggtgctgcctgtggatgatgggagttgtagttcaagctatctagagggcgccaggttggagaagactgcgcTAAGGACTTAAACCAGAGCGCAGAAGCTCATTTGAAATGCCAAAATACACCTGTTGCCCCTAGGTGTggacactccccaccccaccccaagactgCCTGCCGAAGCCCCACTTTTTCCTCAGTCCTCATTTTCCATAGAATCCAGAGGCTGACTTGAGAAAATCACACCACGGGAAAGTAGACCGATCTCATAAAGACCGCATGATATGTATGTAAGAAAGGGGGAGTGCTGATAGAGCACATACGTGGCATGCAAaaagaagtcccaggttcagtgccTGGagaaaagactcctgtctgaaaccttggggaGCTCTGCCAATAGAGTAATTTGGTATGAGATAGTTTCATATTTTCATACATGAAAAAGAACAGAGTATGGTGAGAGGTTGTGGTTGTGGTACATGTGTCCTATCTATCTATTTAGCCACCCATCTTGCTATATTTACTCATTTTTCCTTCTGTGCCACATTCTAGGTATGGAGAAAATAAACTTTTCTGGAGGGGAGCCATTTCTGCAAGAGAGAGGCGAATTTGTGGGGAAGCTGGTCCAGTTTTGCAAACAGGAGCTGAAACTGCCAAGCGTTAGCATCGTGAGCAACGGCAGCATGATTAAAGAAAGATGGTTCAAGCGTTATGGTAAGAGAAAGAATAATCAGGtgctttattataattattatagaATTTATTTGATGTGCTGGCAgactattttgggggtgggtggagaggtagGAATGGAATAGATTATACTAGAAGAAGGCAGTGCTGGTTAGCTGGAACCCTGGACAGAAGTATTCCACAGCACGTTTTTGTTGTGGGTTTCACTTGTAGCAATGAAATGCTCAGGATTGGGACTGGTAGCAGGGTGAGAAAGAAAATGGTGAGGGAAAATGGTCctggggtgagggagaaaatgGTGTCTTTTaatcccttccccactcctgaacCTCACCCGCCCCCCTGAGAGCCCTACACAGCACAATACGGCTCCTGTTCCTGGCTGTCTGAGCCTTGAACATGAGCACTTAACTTGGGCGTTGGGGATGCgctacaacattttgttacaaCTTTTTCATCTATTTTCATTCTTGGCTGCCACCTAGATGTGTCACTTTTATCATAAGAAACATATTCTGGCATTTCTAGGATGTCTGAATCTCTCTCCTCTTTGTTTATCAAGAACCACTTGCCATTATTTAAAATGTGTCATTCGTTCTTCATCCTGCTTGAACGCTGAATCTGCCAAATTGGCAAGCTTTTGGTTCAAGTGGAAGGTTAAATGCCACGATTTCTCCTCTTAATGTGAGCTTCCCACCTGCATGTTTTGTTTGCTCCTTGCGCAGGTGTACAAATCCGTAATGTGCGCAGGGATGTGTAATGTGGAGGTCCACATTTCTCTTTGAGGCGAAAATAGaagtaaattaaaaatagaattacAGAAGCAAAATGTTACCAGTTGGATGAAGAAAGAAAATGACATTGACGCAACTGTGGGAACTCCTTTTTATGACATGGGATTACTTACTGCTTTGTAAACACTCATTAAAAGAATTCTCATTACTAGCATTTAAAGGAGCAagtatttactaggggtgtgcatggaccccccgatccattTCTCTTctagatccgcaatttgtggatcaggccgcttcattccaccccgctccacctatagtccgctccgctccgctgcggagctccggatccggatcggagctccgcttcccccccccccataggcttgcattgaaatccaaaaaagtctacaactttttttctgttaaagttagaaacctcaagtttggcaccatgacacctcatggacgtatacacacgcatgccaagactcaagccaatccaagccaaTCCAaaaatcccctgatttttggggaatttatgaaaaacggacatcccattttcagacatggactgttctctgacaatttgacagattaaaaaaaatggaagccggcaccctcacagatgccatctagatccacaatcatgccaagtttcaagcaaatcccatcatcccctgatttttgccggggcttaaaccttttaactcaccccaattcacacccctttcgatatctccgtcaattttcacgttagaaacctcaaactcggcaccatgatagattatccatggatacacatgcatgccgagactcaagccaatcccatcatcccctgatttttggggaatttatgaaaatcggacaacccagtatctcagggatttaaagctgcagacagctcaatggggccatttcaaaggaaatcccaacatgccatgaattggggagtagagataaacctatatgaatcttcttccacacttgaaaaattgatttggaacttccaaaagtctaagtgagcgcaggaaggacttataccctgagtcaaagcaacacacacacaaaccacccctgcgaggcgggcaggggaggagggagggaaggcaggcaggcagcagacatttctgggggcataaggaagtgagccaaggatagtttcaaagccagtaatgcaaaccatccctgtgaggtgggagcagcacagagagatgccttttcttttgcatcccataactaactaggaggctaggaggataagagtaaagctttgcgatccttgcttcagagttgattgactgcactgtgatcacaaccattactaaacaacaaaataataatgttaatagcagtactaattaatattaatagcaacaataacaacaacaacaacaataaggagttgaaccacaatgaaagcctgcctgacttcactgaagaggaaaagccaggagagcttgggctatggggtgtaaataatataaaatggaataaataaataaataaggggggggtggaattaaaagcagcagtgctgctgaaaaaacaagaagattttttttaaaaaaggctatgtctgtcttttaccagtaagagggaagtggacgtgcccagggggagggggaattaatgccaatttgactgtccctgtctagggaccactctttaagaagcaaacttacacttcaactcatgataggcattgcttctccactggttactctttggagggctctgatgaccctccaagggtgggataGTGTGTGtacactgggcatgtccacatgccctaggggagctcatccccttgcaccacatctattcagttgttcaccaaggttagggtgggtagcagtgctgtgtttcctatctgttatttatttgcttagtatacaatttcaggttgtgtttgtgcatttggtggggctactgttttaaaaaacactgggaaaagtccgttcagactaagaaagagaagttcccagtatcccgttttgcctatcccctcctccaactttgggatcatgtgatcatgaccgggagttgactctgcccctcagcacttcaaaaaggtaaatctcccgggttttttacctgattttaaaaaaaaatatagcaagcgaaccgcacaacgcagagagctgagagtaggctcaaaatgacccccagccacgactctctaagcacaagaagtttcagaaaggtagcttaaaaaacaacagttatcccctattcttttccgcaatgcaatcctatgggcgaaattttccaaaatggcgatcggatcacgccgcgaaaagagaagcgctccgtctatgggcgcttctcttcgctgtgcttctaagAGTCCATGGTCCACTTCtgctccgcctctgggcaaggcggagcaggccaattcgcttctgattctcggattctaatcggagtggagcacacctctAGTATTTACATTCCAAACTAGGCAGTCAAGTTCAAAAGTAATGCGAGATGTATGAGCCCTTGCCATGATGATCTGGAATGAAAGTAAGCCTGACAACTTCCTTAACCTTCCACACAAAAACACTTGCCCCAGTTTAGCAAGGGAGATCCACATATGGAAATCGCCTTTTGTTTGTGATGCTGATATAAGCACACGTCCTCATCAATTTGTAGTATTTCTCTGGGCCCCACTGAATTGGCTAGCTGCAACTTTCAATACTGATGGGAATGCAAGTGTGACTAGTTGCATGTGTTTAGAGTGGAATGAGGGCCGTTGTTTGTAAGTATAATATATTTacgttgcaatcctatgcatgttgagacagaaaaagtcctacaacttctacaACTGCTTggaattgttggactttttttgcCCAAGGATGTATGGGCTTGGACTCTTATATTAGTGTACTAGCTGATATGCCAGGCATTGCTCGGGTCTATGAATAATGTTTATTGagaccttaatgatataggggggatacaaatgttttaaataaataaacatttatttgacccctaagatatatgtctgtgaggtaatcatcttaaagcagcgtagttaacttttaaacaaattaaattcatttcttttttccctctcttaccctcacgacaaccctgcaaggtaggccggtcctaggcctgtgaggtaactttaaaacaaattaaattagtttcttttctctcccctggcgctctcccttcaggcccaggatggcaagccacttccagatgatggctgccagaGCCTGagaaatcttccctcccacccaaggcatgctgagtgttgtaggcataagccttggtccctgaataacatgttaatatttgaacactgtctgaggtgtggtgggaaacAACTGGAGAGTAGGCCGTCTTAGttatggcaccctgcttatggatttctttttcccaggcagtcTTGCTTAGTGACTGCATTGACGGTTTTTAAGTGCCaagtaaattttttaaaaaatatattttccaaggcCGTTTAACTTTTTTATGCTGCGGTTTCCccccgttttatttatttatttattacttttttataccacccaatagccgaagctctctgggcggttcacagaaattaaaaccataataaaacaaccaacagtctaaaaacacaaatacaaaatacagtataaaaagcacaaccaggataaaaccacacagcagaaattgatataagattaaaatacagagttagaacagtaaaatttaaattttaagttaaaattgtgttaaaatactgagagaataaaaaggtcttcagctggcgacgaaaggagtagagtgtaggcgccaggcggacctctctggggagctcactccacagccggggtgccacagcggagaaaggttttcactaaaccacaacattccaaaacagatgcaggaattactgaataaagtttatggatatgactataccattgaaacagaagaatgaatggaggaatgactgatagctgaggctagaatggaatggtggggcggggtgagtggcagttggagaaagtcagttagaaggagaactactacacttcccagcatggctttggcagccctcaggtgcccatgtcctctgagaggtgctttcctcttctcgttgccaatgctgctccttgatagagcagTGAGGAGTAGCATCCccgaggaggggaggtaagcagcccTTAGAGGACATGCACAACTTCAGCCaattcctgctgggactgcctccgcccgcacttctcacccacaaagtcctccatcagaagcctgtactgaagggctgagactgggccgggcacttgccccccttcgtcAAGCTTGTttttgggcatgcacagagttcgtccctttccttcctcttaagggtgaaggctgcatgtgtgcttctttcagtttctgagaaaacagcaatatcaggacggggtgcctttgagcatgtccagagtttggcctctcaaagacacgctgttgtatctagttatgattttaaaaccacacatggcaggtggtaGGAGGCACCGCAAacagatgcagcccatttatgtgggttgtttccttttatgtggaattgggttgactgcttgggactgactttaggaatcataATGGCCACCCAAAGCCAGTAAGTCTGACCTCCcacctaaggcatgctgggagttctgcccaaggcatgctgggttgtaggcgtaaacctaggtttttattaaattctttaaaaatacgtaaaacccccaaattcatgtttttttgtgtgtgctttttctgatccatgtacccaaagacctgtctgggtgaacagtgttaaggcagtaccatatctggaagtgggtaaacattttaggacatacatgacacaaaCATACTTTCCGTCTTGTcggtaaaagaaagaaatggtatACCGAAAAAAAGAGAAACTTGAGAATTATGATCTGATTTGATCCTTTGTTGAATATTTTGGAATTCGTTAAAGTTTGATATTGGCCACTAGGTCAAGCTTTGGAGAACTTAGTTTTCACTTGCCTTTTTCACTTTCAtctttactttttctttctgttgttatTTTCTGAAAGGTCTGCTTTCTTATCTACTTTTCCCATTTGCTCTCCTTTCATTtggctttcattattattattattattattattattattattattattattattatattatctgcctctccctctggatcgaagcgggatacaacacaaatacaaacaccatacaatacatataattgattaaaaacgtaTAAAACCAATAccttattaaaaggcatcttaaaattcaattgggtaagcttgccagaagagatctgtctttctCAATTGGATTAATGTAGTGCCATTTTAGTTGGCCATTCTTATTGCCACATTAAGCCTTTTTAAAACGATTTTTTATTCTTCCACCTCCCCGTTTTTGGCTCAAAAATCTGGTATTGTTTGATATCGCTTTTCCCCATGCACTCATGGTTTTGATACTTGCTTCTTAGGTTTATCTTTCATCTTCGATGCCTTTATATTCTCTTAATTGGTCTCTGTGTTCTCATGAGTCATCGTTTCTTGTTAAAACTGCATGTTCCTTCCTCAGTTTCATATTTTTCTCATTACTTGTTTTCTATGGAACCCTTTATTAGCCAGGATTTATTCAACTGATTTCCATTATTTGAACAAATACTTTATGAGTGGTTTGTGACTAAATTTACCTTCTCCTCCCTGaattttaggatttatttatttattgctttctaAGTTGGAGGGGATGgtctgggtttttctttttctttttttaacctcatcAAAGCTTGTTAGCATTAGTATTAACATAAAGGTCATGTGTATAATGTTTTGCTCGTATAACAGCAGCTGGCAGGAGTCCTCAGGAATAGTTTAGATTTGCTGAATATCAGTATAATGGGTAGTTTCCAATAAACAGTATCCAATATTAATTTAACTTAAgtccatttcaatggatctactctaagtaggactaacattagatacagcCCATTGGAATTATTGCGTATTAACAAAAGAATGTTGTAttcattttgatgtttttaaaaatgagtttatTGATAATCagttaataaaaaaagaataagggTTTAAAACGCTTTCTAGGCCTGTTTTTCTCTAGTCAAGTTTACAATTGATGGTCTGTAAATGCGAGCCTGCACTTACTACTTGATAACTTGACTGGTGGTGTTGACTACCGGTGATTTTTCTTGTGTTTCAGGGGAATACCTAGACATTCTGGCTGTGTCTTGTGATAGTTTCTGTGAAGATATCAATGTTTTAATTGGCCGTGGACAAGGGAAAAGAAACCATGttgaaaaccttcaaaaattaaaGCAGTGGTGCCATAATTATGGTGTGGCTTTCAAAATAAACTCTGTGATTAACAGATTTAATGTGGAAGAGGATATGAATGAGCACATTGAAGCTCTGAATCCTGTCCGTTGGAAGGTAAGAACCACTTCCTCTTGGCAAACTCTATCAGATGGTTAATAAGGTATACCCCACAGACATTTTTTCTATCGTGTTCTAAAACATGGAAGCTAGTGACTCTTAAGGATATGTGTATAACAACAATGCAACCTATTGGATTGGCTACAGTTGGAATCCATGTGATCATTtgaaccagcattccccaacctggtacccaccggatgttttggacgacaactcccagcattcttgaccactggccttgctggctagggctgagaggagttgaattccaaaacaactagcaggcaccaggtcggggaaggctgatctgaaaTATTCTGCAAAATGGTTGTGCTTCAACTCTGTGACAATGTGTGGACAACCACAGGTTCCAGTAACTGCACTAGGACAACATTGCTGCAGTCACTCCAAAACAGACTGCACAAAGTTTAGAATGATATTTGTGCTCAGTCATCCTGTTCCATGCTATTCTTGCTTTAAGAGAAGGGTGTCTCTTGTTGATGTTGTAAGAGACACAGGGGTATTGTTGTAATTCCATGACTCTGTTAGCTCCTTCTTTGCAACATGTATTACAATGCAGCGCCCAATGTGACATCATCATGACACCCTGTCCCTTTCTGTTGTCTGCCTGACATTGTTGTCTACACAGCCTGGGGACATCATGTCATGTGTTATGTTACAGAACATTTTACGAGGAGCTCTCAATAGGTGGCAGTAGATCAATGAACACACGGTTCTGTGACTTTTGGAAACCGCTTTTTTGCTCCCATACTAGGGATATACAATGAAGCATAAACAACATTCCTCCCAAACTCAAGGGTTATAAATGAACCTATTTCTTTTCTTATCTTCATTGTCAAAACCATGGGGTCCTTGTAGTAGATGCTCAACATTTTTAAGTACACGGGTGCCTGGACTTCCAAGCCTTATTTTTGGGTTCCACATTCTGCAATACTCTAAAGGTTCTGAAAGAGCATAAAGTCACCGAAACTGGTTCCCAAAGTGTCCAAAATAATTAGGGCTGTAGTGTTTGATTGATTCATTAGATGAAAGAGGCCGGGGAGGGAAAGAATTCTGATGAAATTTCTTGTGGGGAGGCAGGGGTTCCCTTTACTTTGTAAGTGTAGGAGGTGGCCAAGGGGACCTTCATTCTGGTGGGGGGTTTTACTCTCAAAATGCCCTGTGTGCTGTCACAGCCTCATGGGCTCTTAACACAGAGGCTTCTGGCCCAGCAACAGTTCCTTGAATGCCCAGGAAGCCACATGATGTTGCATAGTCTCCTGAACATTCAGGAACTACTGCTGGGCTGAAAGGCTCTGTGTGAAGAGCCCTGCCACAAGTAAGAACAGGGCTTTTAGACGTTCTAGGAaagctctttttctctcccccacccactttaGCTGTCCATCCTAAAAGCCCTGTTCTTCCTTTAGAAGGGAAAgctaagggaggaggaggaagaggaagaagaggaggaggagctctaAAAGCTTACAGCAGGGTGGGGCTCTTGGAACAGAGGCTTTCAGCTCAGCCAGTACTTCCTGAATGCTCAGGAGACCATGCAGTGTTATGTGGCCTCCTGGGGATTCCAGGAACTGTTGCTAGGCTGaaaggcactgtgtgaagagccCTTGATGCTGTGGCAGCACAAGGGGcattataataatattaataataataataataataataataataataataataataataaaaaaataataataataataataacaccttgGCCACCTCCTACACGTACAAGGAAAATGGATCCCCTGCCTCGTTTTGCCATTAAATCAAAATTGTCATCCTCCCTgagaaaggcagaaaaaacaatacaTTTCACAGGGAGGAAAGGATTTCATGAAAGTAGGGGGCagaatttggcacagcactggttTCCAGCACATTGCAAGCCAATACTTGGGTGGTGATGGGGTGGCATTTGATTTGGTTAGCTCACAAGTTACAGAGGTTTGCCAGAGGGGCAATATTTAGAAACTACATCCAGTGCAATTAGCCTCCTTGAGACAAACCAGTGATTCCATTGCTGCTATAGTTGAATAATAGCGCTCTTGGCTgctatgggggggaggggaacactgTGGGGCACATCCTTTTGTAGCTAAGAGCTTTATAGTAGTGAACCTTCAGTAACTAGAATGTTGTTACCCTTGATATGTTGTATTTCTGCATGAAAGAGACTGACAGACTCCCTTCGTCACATCATTGTTTGTCATGGTAGTTGTGACTGGCAAACATCCTCTCTTAATCATACACATTATGTCTTCCAGGTATTTCAGTGCCTGCTCATTGAAGGAGAAAATACAGGGGAAGATGCTTTGAGAGAAGCAGAAAGATTTGTCATCAGTGATGAAGAGTTTGAACAATTCCTACATCGTCATAAAGATGTCTCCTGCTTAGTGCCTGAATCGAATCAAAAAGTAAAGTTACAGTGCTGACTATTCATAAATTCAGAAAGCAAGATGTTTAATTTGAGAACTAGAAATCCAAATGTGAAT
This sequence is a window from Elgaria multicarinata webbii isolate HBS135686 ecotype San Diego chromosome 4, rElgMul1.1.pri, whole genome shotgun sequence. Protein-coding genes within it:
- the RSAD2 gene encoding S-adenosylmethionine-dependent nucleotide dehydratase RSAD2, encoding MHSSPSQLLRLLLRALSALWSALAPPCLWLCRARPGKGAPAAPPVPLSVNYHFTRQCNYKCGFCFHTAKSSFVLPLEEAKRGLSLLKQAGMEKINFSGGEPFLQERGEFVGKLVQFCKQELKLPSVSIVSNGSMIKERWFKRYGEYLDILAVSCDSFCEDINVLIGRGQGKRNHVENLQKLKQWCHNYGVAFKINSVINRFNVEEDMNEHIEALNPVRWKVFQCLLIEGENTGEDALREAERFVISDEEFEQFLHRHKDVSCLVPESNQKMRDSYLILDEYMRFLNCVNGRKEPSRSILDVGVEDAIQFSGFDEKMFFKRGGKYVWSKANMALEW